Part of the Sorghum bicolor cultivar BTx623 chromosome 1, Sorghum_bicolor_NCBIv3, whole genome shotgun sequence genome, TAAAGCATGCGTATAGTTGAGTTTTGGTCTGCTTGTTGCTCATGCAGCGGCGGTGGCGTGGGGTCCCGGAGTGCCGctgtcggtggaggaggtggaggtggcgcCGCCTGGGCCTCTGGAGGTCCGCGTCAAGGTGCTCTTCACCTCCATCTGCCACACTGATCTCAGCGCCTGGAAGGGAGAGGTGCATTATTCATTCATCTTCTTGGATCGGGATCGGGATCTGATTTCTTTACTTGATCACTCGACTAACCTACCTATGAGTCTCATTTATATTTCTATATACTATATCTGCTGCCATGTGACGACGACGGTGTGCTGTCTGTCTGTTATGGATTGGACGTCACAGAACGAGATGCACCGCAAGTACCCTCGCATCTTGGGCCATGAGGCAGCCGGGTTAGTAATGTTAATCCTCTTCTCCACGCATGGCCCCCCGCTCCGTCCTCTCATGGCGTGTGTTCACGTAATTTCGAGGCAGCTAGCGGAATGCTTTACCGGAGTTTTGAGTCCTGCAATGGACTTCCGTGTGAACACTTCACCGGAATATTTAAAATGAGTTAATAGTGCACCAAGTCTTCTGAATGCCGTTACGTTTACTTTAGGCctagtttagttcacccaaaaaaaaatcaagatttaccgttacatcgaatcttgcgtatatgcatggaacactaaatatagataaaaataaaaattaattgcacagtttacctgtaaatcattagattaattttttaaatctagttactccataattagacaatgtttattaaataaaaacaaaaatgctacagtaccgaaataaaaaaaaattctaaactaaacaaggccttgctggATTGGATGTCGGGGCTGCTTGGCCTTGAATTTTTGCTTTCAAAGGTCAAAATATAAATTCACGTGTCTTCCAGGGTTGTTTTGTTTCAAATTTCCAGTCTTATTTGGGGTTAGAGAAATAATAAGGTGTTCTTGTTCGTCAGCGCCCGCATGCACACGCCACTTTTGCGTGACAGACTCGCACATAAATGAGCAAGTTTGACCTTACCACATTTATAGTTGCCAATTAgcttattcaatttttttagcAAAGCTTCTGCAAACAAGATTAACTTTGCTGCATATTCTTGAACAAATGTTTTAACAATGGTCTTTTCTCAGAAAATCAAGTTCTCTGAGAACTCCGGTCTTGGACTACATACTCATGTTTTACTAATACAAATCTTGCAATTAATTTGTTGTTGTCCCTGAATAAATTAATTCTGGATTTTTTGAAACAACATGACTTATGACACTAAACTGGTATCATTAGAAAAtactatgaaatatatttttacaaCGTGTTCATTAGGTGTCATAAAACTAGATTTTCTACATACTCAAGTTATATAGGATGGACTACTTCACCCCGTGAATTATAAAACGAGATTTTCTAATCCATGAACTTTTCAAAACCGGTCGAATAGTCCAGTGGTTTTGGATggtggttttgtttttcttcttttatttatttccacAAAATATttgaatcataataaatcacagaaaaattataaaataaaaaatctaattttgttagactccgcATAAGTAGATCTGCACAGTGAACACGTAATATGTATGTTTAGTATAATTTTTTGTTGTAGATTTAGATAATACCACCGTTAAGGTAGCAAATCCAGCATCCAAAACCGCTTCACAGGCTTATTTGATCAGTTTTGAAAAGTTCACGGAATAGAAAATCTAGTAGTAGTCCACACTCTGTATAGTTGAGAGGGTTatgtagattttttttcttttaaataatATCCAAATACCCTTTCCTATATCTTATAAAACATTCTATGTGGCACCCATGAACTAAACTTATGTTTTACTTGTTTACATATgtatctatatatattatatcaGAGTGGTGGAGAGTGTGGGCGAAGGAGTAGACGGTTTGGCCCCTGGAGACCACGTAATTCCCATCTTCACCGGGGAGTGCGAAAAATGCGTGTATTGCAAGTCGGACAAGACAAACCTCTGTGGAACCTACCGTGTAGATCCTTTCAAGACCACCATGGTCTTTGACAATGGCACGAGGTTCTCCCTGGTGGACCGCAACTCTGGGTTGCGGCAGCCGGTGTACCACTTCCTCAACACCTCCACCTTCACCGAGTACACCGTGCTTGACGCCGCCTGCGCCGTCAAGATCAACCCCAAGGCCCCGCTCCACAAGATGTGCCTCCTCAGCTGCGGCATCTCCACAGGTGCTCAAATTAAAtttcatatgcatgcatgcaagcaaTACAAATCAGAGCAGTTTTGTGGAACCATATACAATTTCcgtttttttctttgtttttggCACCAGCAGGAGTGGGAGCTGCGTGGAACAGTGCAGACGTTTCTGCTGGATCAACAGTTGCAGTATTTGGACTTGGCGCTGTTGGTCTTGCTGTcagtatatatacatgttttgCTCAACTTAATTACACAATTAAGAATTTACCTGACTAAGTTTCATCTATTTTCTAATAGGTTGCTGAGGGTGCCAGGCTGCGAGGGGCAGCTCGGATCATCGGCGTGGATGTAAACCCTGCAAAGTTCAGCAAAGGTGCGTGATATCAACTCATCTTTGTATCAGCGAACAAAATGTCTTTGCATCAGCATGACTTGACACTTAAGTACACCACTCTAGAGTCAATAACCCTAGCCCGCACGGATGgttcctttgttttcttttcaaaCTGACAAAAACTCTTTTCCCATCTACTGCATACCCTTTCGGTTTTCTCGCCATAAAATTTGTTTTTTCTCATGTCTGAAATAAGGGAAGAAATTGGTTGCTGATTTCATGAATGAAGATAACATCCTTTCTTAACTGGAGTGGCAACGACTCCGCGGCCAGAGAATGCCGTCCACGGTTCGATCTCTTTCATGAATGAAGATTCAATGCACCCCGTGGTTAAATAAAGAACATATATATATGGAGAAGACAAAGCATAGTTACTCTACcgagtatactatgaaaggaAGGCCATTTTCTCTCGTTGATAatatattatttaagtagaaatTTGCACATGCACCCACGAAGAAACACATCTAGCCTGTCAATTTCAACGTTCAGGATGTCATTTTCCATATGATGCAACCGGGAGCAAAACAGAACAATTCTCTGGTTTTGTCATTAGGCTCACAGAGAACCCATGCTATGTCTCAATCTCAATTGATCTGTTGATTTGTACATTTTTTGTCCAACAACGGAGTAATCTTTGAACAATTAACTGCAGTTCAAAGAACAAAATCACATCAAAGCTATTACTTTTGCAGGTGCTGCTTAGCCTGATGAGCTGTTCGCCAAAAATGTTCTTAAAACGATCCATATGTCAAAATAGCTGGTAGCAACTGATGTAAAATTGCCAGCAGAAGTAAATCAAACCTGCGCGCGTTTATGAGATTATCATACACTGACTATTTCAAATGCAATGGCTTCAATTCTGGAATGGTACTAGTGCCATTTTTATGAGATTATCATACACTAACTGGAAATGAAATGTGTGTCAAGGTAAAGAGATGGGTGTCACCGACTTCGTGGACTCTAGGACCTGTGACAAACCAGTCCATGAGGTACATACGCCATTTC contains:
- the LOC8061367 gene encoding alcohol dehydrogenase-like 4 isoform X1, with amino-acid sequence MTNGNGGVAGGTRGKPIKCNAAVAWGPGVPLSVEEVEVAPPGPLEVRVKVLFTSICHTDLSAWKGENEMHRKYPRILGHEAAGVVESVGEGVDGLAPGDHVIPIFTGECEKCVYCKSDKTNLCGTYRVDPFKTTMVFDNGTRFSLVDRNSGLRQPVYHFLNTSTFTEYTVLDAACAVKINPKAPLHKMCLLSCGISTGVGAAWNSADVSAGSTVAVFGLGAVGLAVAEGARLRGAARIIGVDVNPAKFSKGKEMGVTDFVDSRTCDKPVHEVISEMADGGVDYSFECTGISDVLREAFLSTHDGWGLTVMLGIHSTPKMVPLHPMELYGRRIIGCVFGDFKGKSQLPNLVDKCVSGEVNINFDGFITHKMPFSDINKAFQLLEEGKSLRCLLNL
- the LOC8061367 gene encoding alcohol dehydrogenase-like 4 isoform X2, producing MTNGNGGVAGGTRGKPIKCNAAVAWGPGVPLSVEEVEVAPPGPLEVRVKVLFTSICHTDLSAWKGENEMHRKYPRILGHEAAGVVESVGEGVDGLAPGDHVIPIFTGECEKCVYCKSDKTNLCGTYRVDPFKTTMVFDNGTRFSLVDRNSGLRQPVYHFLNTSTFTEYTVLDAACAVKINPKAPLHKMCLLSCGISTGVGAAWNSADVSAGSTVAVFGLGAVGLAVAEGARLRGAARIIGVDVNPAKFSKEMGVTDFVDSRTCDKPVHEVISEMADGGVDYSFECTGISDVLREAFLSTHDGWGLTVMLGIHSTPKMVPLHPMELYGRRIIGCVFGDFKGKSQLPNLVDKCVSGEVNINFDGFITHKMPFSDINKAFQLLEEGKSLRCLLNL